Proteins encoded together in one Streptomyces umbrinus window:
- a CDS encoding LolA family protein, with translation MAPYESDDNTNEDLRTGRRKAARYVVPVAVLGVAAATIGLVPAFAGSGDPDLPDITAQQLIEKIAASDVQQLSGTVKISTDLGLPNLGGLESSLGGGMGGGDDSGSSADPSSKLLELASGTHTLRVASDGEDKQKLSLLDKAAEYSVIHNGDEVWAYDSASNEAYHVKDSSGAAEKGTKGKAEDVPATPKELAEEALKAADDTTSVTVDGTAQVAGRDAYKLLIKPKASGSTVGAISIAVDSKTGLPLKFTLTPASGGAAVIDAGFTKVDFSKPAASTFDFSPPKGTKVTEGDEGKAEGKADRARPKGGEDLGKEFQGLNVIGEGWSSIAQFDTGGEGMPSESSGAGDAGRFLDSLGDHVTGKFGSGTVFSTRLVNALITDDGKVYAGAVTKDALVKAANAAK, from the coding sequence ATGGCACCGTACGAATCCGACGACAACACGAACGAGGACCTGCGCACCGGCCGACGCAAAGCCGCTCGGTACGTCGTCCCCGTCGCGGTGCTGGGGGTGGCGGCGGCGACCATCGGGCTGGTCCCGGCGTTCGCCGGTTCCGGAGACCCGGACCTGCCGGACATCACCGCCCAGCAGCTCATCGAGAAGATCGCCGCGTCGGACGTACAGCAGCTGTCCGGCACGGTGAAGATCAGCACGGACCTCGGCCTGCCGAACCTCGGCGGCCTGGAGAGCAGCCTCGGCGGCGGAATGGGCGGGGGCGACGACTCGGGTTCCTCCGCGGACCCGTCGTCCAAGCTGCTTGAACTGGCGTCCGGTACGCACACGTTGCGGGTCGCGTCCGACGGCGAGGACAAGCAGAAGCTCTCGCTGCTCGACAAGGCCGCCGAGTACAGCGTGATCCACAACGGCGACGAGGTGTGGGCGTACGACAGCGCGTCGAACGAGGCGTACCACGTGAAGGACTCCTCCGGCGCCGCCGAGAAGGGCACGAAGGGCAAGGCCGAAGACGTGCCGGCCACGCCCAAGGAGCTGGCCGAAGAGGCACTGAAGGCGGCCGACGACACGACGTCCGTGACGGTCGACGGTACGGCGCAGGTCGCGGGCCGCGACGCCTACAAGCTGCTGATCAAGCCCAAGGCGTCCGGTTCGACGGTCGGCGCGATCTCCATCGCGGTGGACTCGAAGACCGGTCTGCCCCTGAAGTTCACGCTGACCCCGGCGAGCGGCGGCGCGGCCGTCATCGACGCGGGCTTCACCAAGGTCGACTTCTCCAAGCCGGCCGCGTCCACCTTCGACTTCAGCCCGCCCAAGGGCACGAAGGTCACCGAGGGCGACGAGGGGAAGGCCGAGGGCAAGGCGGACCGGGCGCGGCCCAAGGGCGGCGAGGACCTGGGCAAGGAGTTCCAGGGCCTGAACGTCATCGGTGAGGGCTGGAGCTCGATAGCCCAGTTCGACACCGGCGGCGAGGGCATGCCGTCGGAGTCCTCCGGCGCGGGTGACGCGGGCCGCTTCCTCGACTCGCTGGGCGACCACGTGACCGGCAAGTTCGGCTCGGGCACGGTCTTCTCGACCCGCCTGGTCAACGCGCTCATCACGGACGACGGCAAGGTCTACGCGGGCGCGGTCACCAAGGACGCGCTGGTGAAGGCGGCCAACGCGGCGAAGTAG